The Tigriopus californicus strain San Diego chromosome 5, Tcal_SD_v2.1, whole genome shotgun sequence genome includes a region encoding these proteins:
- the LOC131881441 gene encoding translational regulator orb2-like isoform X1, protein MQNVTEARSNSSPILTTEGMSPRASKENSPKLGSDHPTKHDHDTSVLNSDDHVGDGGGGGGGGGSGGGGGSGGNGGGGAASNGHSENGRAPGNEVGVNNCKDHHSSAEPLSHSVARDSGSPKASNSTISQSNVSSQALANSFTPADNTGSSAFHSDPQKSAFLVTKPVVDDYVGQQSMPSQAHGMLQPQQHQSQLYHQDNSQPEVMKFNNNQAQQSSQHPPPAEYNNFRHNGLNPMAQQANAGNWGALDEINSINYGQPPPPNHNMAMMAGSGMNPQMSQMARRSLNAAPQHWQPMQQQQQRQQQHQQQQQQQQQQQQHSYPQQNQYMLNQQRGAFGPHNPAAGCWSNPSQNNWSTGMAPMGMNPNMGSWNRGGSRGSGQQKNQRMFNSYQSQQSGGYMGHHGGGGGMGRKPHNGFSGKMNIMGGSDEHASPLDSMRRLEQFLPHDGGPKGIHQQFSKSNHFNKGKSNMMGEDYHGHGVGGDESGFDGNGGGSAGAFFSSARSSPRSQGSQFDANGERFSRKVFVGGLPPDIDEDEITASFRRFGPLVVDWPHKAESKSYFPPKGYAFLLFQDESSVQALIDACIQDEEKLYLCVSSPTIKDKPVQIRPWRLSDADFVLDASLPLDPRKTVFVGGVPRPLKAVELAMIMDRLYGGVCYAGIDTDPELKYPKGAGRVAFSNQQSYIAAISARFVQLQHGDIDKRVEVKPYVLDDQLCDECQGARCGGKFAPFFCANVTCLQYYCEQCWANIHSRPGREFHKPLVKEGADRPRTVPFRWC, encoded by the exons ATGCAAAATGTCACAGAAGCCCGTTCAAACAGTTCTCCCATTTTGACAACGGAAGGCATGAGTCCTCGAGCCAGCAAAGAGAATAGTCCCAAACTTGGCTCTGATCATCCAACCAAACACGATCACGACACATCTGTTCTCAATTCCGACGATCATGTCGGGGacggtggtggaggtggtggaggtggtggaagtggtggaggtggtggtagtggtggtaatGGTGGTGGCGGAGCCGCATCCAATGGTCATTCAGAGAATGGGCGAGCTCCGGGGAACGAAGTCGGTGTGAACAATTGCAAAGATCACCACTCGTCTGCGGAACCCCTTTCACATTCGGTGGCCCGAGATTCTGGCAGCCCCAAAGCCAGCAATAGCACCATTAGCCAATCCAATGTGAGCTCCCAGGCGTTGGCCAACAGTTTTACCCCAGCTGATAATACCGGCTCATCCGCGTTCCATTCTGACCCTCAAAAATCAGCCTTTCTCGTGACCAAACCTGTCGTCGACGACTATGTTGGCCAACAAAGCATGCCGTCCCAAGCCCATGGGATGCTTCAGCCACAGCAGCATCAGAGTCAGCTCTACCATCAAGACAATTCACAGCCTGAAGTGATGAAGTTCAATAATAATCAAGCCCAGCAATCATCCCAACATCCTCCTCCGGCTGAGTACAATAACTTCCGTCATAATGGTTTGAATCCAATGGCCCAACAAGCTAATGCAGGCAACTGGGGAGCATTGGATGAGATCAATTCGATCAATTATGGCCAACCACCCCCACCCAACCACAACATGGCAATGATGGCTGGAAGCGGTATGAACCCGCAAATGTCTCAGATGGCTCGACGGTCACTCAATGCGGCTCCTCAACATTGGCAACCCatgcaacagcaacagcaacgtcaacaacaacaccagcaacaacaacaacaacaacaacaacaacagcagcataGCTACCCACAACAGAATCAGTACATGCTGAATCAGCAACGTGGTGCATTTGGACCCCATAATCCAGCCGCCGGGTGTTGGTCCAATCCTAGTCAAAATAATTGGTCCACCGGAATGGCACCGATGGGTATGAATCCCAACATGGGCAGTTGGAATCGGGGCGGATCCCGTGGATCTGGCCagcaaaaaaaccaaagaatgTTCAATTCCTATCAGTCTCAACAAAGTGGTGGCTACATGGGTCATcatggtggtggcggtggtatGGGACGAAAGCCTCACAACGGATTCTCTGGAAAGATGAACATTATGGGAGGCAGCGATGAACAC GCGAGTCCTTTGGATTCTATGAGAAGACTAGAACAATTCCTACCCCATGATGGTGGACCAAAAG GTATTCaccaacaattttcaaagtcaaaccaTTTTAACAAAG GCAAATCCAATATGATGGGTGAGGACTACCATGGGCACGGTGTTGGcggagatgaatccggatttgATGGGAATGGAGGTGGATCTGCTGGGGCGTTCTTTTCTTCCGCTCGTTCCTCACCCAGAAGCCAAGGCTCTCAATTTGATGCGAATGGCGAACGATTCTCGAGAAAAGTGTTTGTTGGTGGACTACCACCAGATATCGACGAAGATGAGATTACGGCCAGTTTCCGAAGATTCGGCCCTTTGGTGGTAGATTGGCCCCATAAGGCGGAGAGTAAATCCTATTTTCCACCCAAGGGTTATGCCTTCCTTCTATTTCAG GATGAGTCGTCGGTCCAAGCATTGATCGATGCTTGCATTCAAGATGAAGAGAAACTTTACTTGTGCGTGTCCTCGCCAACTATCAAAGACAAACCCGTGCAGATTCGCCCTTGGAGATTGTCTGATGCGGACTTTGTTTTGGATGCATCCCTCCCGTTGGATCCAAGAAAGACTGTTTTTGTGGGAGGAGTGCCTCGGCCATTAAAAGCAG TCGAATTGGCCATGATTATGGATCGCTTGTACGGTGGAGTCTGTTACGCCGGGATTGACACGGATCCCGAGTTAAAATACCCAAAGGGAGCTGGACGTGTGGCTTTCTCGAATCAGCAGAGCTATATTGCTGCCATTAGTGCTCGCTTTGTTCAATTACAACACGGCGATATCGACAAGAGG GTCGAGGTCAAGCCATACGTCTTAGATGATCAATTGTGCGACGAATGTCAAGGAGCACGCTGTGGAGGCAAATTTGCACCCTTCTTCTGTGCAAATGTCACGTGTTTACAG TATTACTGCGAGCAATGTTGGGCGAATATCCATTCTCGACCCGGTCGTGAGTTCCACAAACCGTTGGTGAAAGAAGGAGCGGATCGGCCTCGGACTGTTCCATTTCGCTGGTGCTGA
- the LOC131881441 gene encoding translational regulator orb2-like isoform X2: MQNVTEARSNSSPILTTEGMSPRASKENSPKLGSDHPTKHDHDTSVLNSDDHVGDGGGGGGGGGSGGGGGSGGNGGGGAASNGHSENGRAPGNEVGVNNCKDHHSSAEPLSHSVARDSGSPKASNSTISQSNVSSQALANSFTPADNTGSSAFHSDPQKSAFLVTKPVVDDYVGQQSMPSQAHGMLQPQQHQSQLYHQDNSQPEVMKFNNNQAQQSSQHPPPAEYNNFRHNGLNPMAQQANAGNWGALDEINSINYGQPPPPNHNMAMMAGSGMNPQMSQMARRSLNAAPQHWQPMQQQQQRQQQHQQQQQQQQQQQQHSYPQQNQYMLNQQRGAFGPHNPAAGCWSNPSQNNWSTGMAPMGMNPNMGSWNRGGSRGSGQQKNQRMFNSYQSQQSGGYMGHHGGGGGMGRKPHNGFSGKMNIMGGSDEHASPLDSMRRLEQFLPHDGGPKGKSNMMGEDYHGHGVGGDESGFDGNGGGSAGAFFSSARSSPRSQGSQFDANGERFSRKVFVGGLPPDIDEDEITASFRRFGPLVVDWPHKAESKSYFPPKGYAFLLFQDESSVQALIDACIQDEEKLYLCVSSPTIKDKPVQIRPWRLSDADFVLDASLPLDPRKTVFVGGVPRPLKAVELAMIMDRLYGGVCYAGIDTDPELKYPKGAGRVAFSNQQSYIAAISARFVQLQHGDIDKRVEVKPYVLDDQLCDECQGARCGGKFAPFFCANVTCLQYYCEQCWANIHSRPGREFHKPLVKEGADRPRTVPFRWC; this comes from the exons ATGCAAAATGTCACAGAAGCCCGTTCAAACAGTTCTCCCATTTTGACAACGGAAGGCATGAGTCCTCGAGCCAGCAAAGAGAATAGTCCCAAACTTGGCTCTGATCATCCAACCAAACACGATCACGACACATCTGTTCTCAATTCCGACGATCATGTCGGGGacggtggtggaggtggtggaggtggtggaagtggtggaggtggtggtagtggtggtaatGGTGGTGGCGGAGCCGCATCCAATGGTCATTCAGAGAATGGGCGAGCTCCGGGGAACGAAGTCGGTGTGAACAATTGCAAAGATCACCACTCGTCTGCGGAACCCCTTTCACATTCGGTGGCCCGAGATTCTGGCAGCCCCAAAGCCAGCAATAGCACCATTAGCCAATCCAATGTGAGCTCCCAGGCGTTGGCCAACAGTTTTACCCCAGCTGATAATACCGGCTCATCCGCGTTCCATTCTGACCCTCAAAAATCAGCCTTTCTCGTGACCAAACCTGTCGTCGACGACTATGTTGGCCAACAAAGCATGCCGTCCCAAGCCCATGGGATGCTTCAGCCACAGCAGCATCAGAGTCAGCTCTACCATCAAGACAATTCACAGCCTGAAGTGATGAAGTTCAATAATAATCAAGCCCAGCAATCATCCCAACATCCTCCTCCGGCTGAGTACAATAACTTCCGTCATAATGGTTTGAATCCAATGGCCCAACAAGCTAATGCAGGCAACTGGGGAGCATTGGATGAGATCAATTCGATCAATTATGGCCAACCACCCCCACCCAACCACAACATGGCAATGATGGCTGGAAGCGGTATGAACCCGCAAATGTCTCAGATGGCTCGACGGTCACTCAATGCGGCTCCTCAACATTGGCAACCCatgcaacagcaacagcaacgtcaacaacaacaccagcaacaacaacaacaacaacaacaacaacagcagcataGCTACCCACAACAGAATCAGTACATGCTGAATCAGCAACGTGGTGCATTTGGACCCCATAATCCAGCCGCCGGGTGTTGGTCCAATCCTAGTCAAAATAATTGGTCCACCGGAATGGCACCGATGGGTATGAATCCCAACATGGGCAGTTGGAATCGGGGCGGATCCCGTGGATCTGGCCagcaaaaaaaccaaagaatgTTCAATTCCTATCAGTCTCAACAAAGTGGTGGCTACATGGGTCATcatggtggtggcggtggtatGGGACGAAAGCCTCACAACGGATTCTCTGGAAAGATGAACATTATGGGAGGCAGCGATGAACAC GCGAGTCCTTTGGATTCTATGAGAAGACTAGAACAATTCCTACCCCATGATGGTGGACCAAAAG GCAAATCCAATATGATGGGTGAGGACTACCATGGGCACGGTGTTGGcggagatgaatccggatttgATGGGAATGGAGGTGGATCTGCTGGGGCGTTCTTTTCTTCCGCTCGTTCCTCACCCAGAAGCCAAGGCTCTCAATTTGATGCGAATGGCGAACGATTCTCGAGAAAAGTGTTTGTTGGTGGACTACCACCAGATATCGACGAAGATGAGATTACGGCCAGTTTCCGAAGATTCGGCCCTTTGGTGGTAGATTGGCCCCATAAGGCGGAGAGTAAATCCTATTTTCCACCCAAGGGTTATGCCTTCCTTCTATTTCAG GATGAGTCGTCGGTCCAAGCATTGATCGATGCTTGCATTCAAGATGAAGAGAAACTTTACTTGTGCGTGTCCTCGCCAACTATCAAAGACAAACCCGTGCAGATTCGCCCTTGGAGATTGTCTGATGCGGACTTTGTTTTGGATGCATCCCTCCCGTTGGATCCAAGAAAGACTGTTTTTGTGGGAGGAGTGCCTCGGCCATTAAAAGCAG TCGAATTGGCCATGATTATGGATCGCTTGTACGGTGGAGTCTGTTACGCCGGGATTGACACGGATCCCGAGTTAAAATACCCAAAGGGAGCTGGACGTGTGGCTTTCTCGAATCAGCAGAGCTATATTGCTGCCATTAGTGCTCGCTTTGTTCAATTACAACACGGCGATATCGACAAGAGG GTCGAGGTCAAGCCATACGTCTTAGATGATCAATTGTGCGACGAATGTCAAGGAGCACGCTGTGGAGGCAAATTTGCACCCTTCTTCTGTGCAAATGTCACGTGTTTACAG TATTACTGCGAGCAATGTTGGGCGAATATCCATTCTCGACCCGGTCGTGAGTTCCACAAACCGTTGGTGAAAGAAGGAGCGGATCGGCCTCGGACTGTTCCATTTCGCTGGTGCTGA
- the LOC131880357 gene encoding organic cation transporter protein-like: protein MENQDQLIRKEDPEGHEGEVATQSDLEDVQSSIDASEGLIPSSPKSVASHESNIDTVISVLGDFGRFQKLLFFALSFPAAAMAMGVYASVFLEYLPEHRCMNPCEDEVDYQPLPNWLDDLDDPQCTRPKVLDQFCQLNVSDVEVCSEFVFDDSVFTNTVTSEFMAVCDHSFWRGLSRSSYMSAMIFGSFFFGWFSDSFGRRMCFALTAIFLTGGSIGSAMALNFPMYIAFRFVTSMGGVGMFITAFVLCMEFIGPSYRTICGFGIEIPFAMGELYVGFLAYFIRDWRTLQVVIAGPFLLFFVYILWLPESIRWALSKGKLDIAKVTLKRMAKCNRIDISDELIDGVQIGDKIQEKQDGLIAVLASPGMRQRFLIMVANWVVVTLCYYGLGMIASIGDNIFLTFLVTAAMEIPSYVFCMFAASRWGRKPFLSGVQILSALACVTAGCLPEDLYVPKLVLTVIGKFGASASFAMVFVYTAELFPTPMRNTVVGLCSTCARFGGVLAPLIIELGLIQPQLPFLIIGGLSLLVGIAACWLPETLGRELPDTLEEALALSVSSQTLVDIAA from the coding sequence ATGGAAAATCAAGATCAGCTTATCAGGAAAGAAGACCCCGAGGGCCATGAGGGTGAAGTGGCTACTCAATCCGATCTCGAGGACGTCCAGTCAAGCATTGACGCTAGTGAAGGGCTCATTCCGTCCTCGCCTAAATCGGTGGCCAGCCATGAGTCGAACATTGACACGGTCATCTCTGTCCTTGGCGACTTTGGTCGATTCCAAAAGTTGCTCTTCTTCGCATTGTCGTTTCCCGCTGCTGCCATGGCCATGGGCGTTTATGCTTCGGTCTTTCTGGAATACCTACCCGAGCACCGTTGCATGAACCCGTGTGAGGATGAAGTGGACTACCAGCCACTCCCAAATTGGCTTGACGACCTGGATGATCCCCAATGTACCCGCCCCAAAGTTTTGGACCAGTTCTGCCAACTCAATGTGTCTGACGTGGAAGTCTGCTCTGAATTTGTATTCGACGACTCGGTCTTCACCAACACAGTCACCAGCGAGTTTATGGCCGTGTGTGACCATTCATTTTGGAGAGGACTGAGCCGTTCCTCGTACATGAGCGCCATGATTTTTGGATCCTTCTTCTTCGGATGGTTCTCTGACTCGTTTGGGCGGAGGATGTGCTTTGCCTTGACGGCCATTTTCCTCACCGGGGGATCAATTGGATCCGCCATGGCATTGAACTTCCCGATGTACATCGCCTTCCGTTTTGTCACCTCCATGGGCGGCGTGGGCATGTTCATCACGGCATTTGTGCTCTGTATGGAGTTCATCGGGCCAAGTTATCGAACCATTTGCGGgtttgggattgaaatccctTTTGCAATGGGAGAGCTCTATGTCGGATTTCTGGCTTACTTCATCCGAGATTGGCGCACCTTGCAAGTGGTGATTGCGGGACCGTTCCTCTTGTTCTTCGTGTACATCCTCTGGTTGCCCGAGAGCATTCGGTGGGCCCTCTCCAAGGGGAAGCTGGATATCGCCAAGGTGACCCTGAAAAGGATGGCCAAGTGCAATCGTATCGATATTTCGGATGAATTGATCGACGGCGTTCAAATTGGTGACAAGATACAAGAAAAGCAGGACGGTCTCATTGCGGTCCTCGCCTCCCCTGGGATGCGACAAAGGTTCCTCATCATGGTGGCCAACTGGGTGGTGGTAACGCTCTGCTATTACGGCCTCGGCATGATTGCAAGTATTGGAGATAACATCTTTCTTACTTTCCTTGTGACGGCCGCCATGGAGATTCCCTCCTACGTGTTTTGCATGTTTGCGGCCAGCCGTTGGGGCCGGAAGCCATTCTTATCCGGCGTTCAGATCCTGTCTGCTTTGGCTTGCGTTACGGCCGGTTGCCTCCCCGAGGACTTGTATGTCCCGAAGCTGGTGTTGACCGTCATTGGCAAGTTCGGGGCCTCCGCCTCCTTCGCCATGGTGTTTGTCTACACGGCCGAGCTTTTCCCCACTCCCATGAGGAACACTGTGGTGGGTCTCTGTTCCACATGCGCCCGCTTTGGCGGAGTCCTGGCTCCCCTCATCATAGAGCTTGGACTGATCCAACCGCAGTTGCCGTTCCTCATCATTGGAGGACTCTCTTTATTGGTGGGAATCGCAGCTTGCTGGTTGCCCGAGACTTTGGGACGAGAATTGCCAGATACGCTCGAAGAGGCATTGGCATTATCCGTTTCCAGCCAAACTCTAGTGGATATTGCTGCTTGA